A genomic window from Pseudonocardia broussonetiae includes:
- a CDS encoding STAS domain-containing protein, producing the protein MSETRETPTPDPAPIRRGGDADDQITLTTRAAGSGQVVIEVGGEVDMLTSPQLRTAVLEQFEPDAGTELVVLALDGVTFLGTSGLAALIEVREAAHAAGVELRLACTARRVLRPLTIAGLVPLFDIHENLDDALAAT; encoded by the coding sequence ATGTCCGAGACGCGTGAGACCCCGACCCCCGACCCCGCCCCGATCCGTCGCGGCGGGGATGCGGACGACCAGATCACCCTGACGACCCGCGCGGCGGGCAGCGGGCAGGTCGTGATCGAGGTCGGCGGCGAGGTCGACATGCTGACGTCCCCGCAGCTGCGCACCGCCGTCCTGGAGCAGTTCGAACCCGACGCCGGCACCGAACTGGTCGTCCTCGCCCTCGACGGCGTCACGTTCCTGGGCACGAGCGGCCTCGCTGCGCTCATCGAGGTGCGCGAGGCGGCCCACGCCGCGGGCGTCGAGCTGCGCCTGGCCTGCACGGCGCGGCGCGTCCTGCGGCCGCTGACGATCGCCGGCCTGGTGCCGCTGTTCGACATCCACGAGAACCTGGACGACGCGCTCGCCGCCACCTGA
- the selB gene encoding selenocysteine-specific translation elongation factor has product MQVIATAGHVDHGKSTLVRALTGMEPDRFAEEQRRGMTIDLGFAWTDLGAAGTVAFVDVPGHERFVTTMLAGVGPVPAVLLVVAADEGWMPQSAEHLDALVALGVRDGLLVITRSDLMEPDLALDDARTHLAGTPLADIPDVAVSALTGAGTDALRTALGALAARLPAPDDDADVRLWVDRAFTVRGAGTVVTGTLPGGCLRAGDELELAGEEGVRRVTVRGLQSLGAPVGEARGVSRVAVNLRGVPREAVTRGDALLARGAWLPVTTLDVRLHPTRDGTDDDLPRELVLHIGSAAVAARVRPLGADTVRLRLRHPLPLRVGDRAVLRDPGRRRVRAGITVLDVRPPELRRRGAAAARAAELSTMGAVPDPAAELRRRGVVRSADLAAMGVPVAGLGPAAGGWLVDPEHAAAAARALATAVDAHDRADPLDPGLPTEAARRAAGLPDARLLDAVLAAAPGLAHRDGRVARPRAGALAPALVTALERLRADLADAPFAAPDAARLAELGLGPRELAALVRAGELLRVADGVVLLAGADDRAVEALSELPGEFTASQARQALGTSRRVVVPLLELLARAGRTVRGDDGAHRLRAPGGIAPPGALP; this is encoded by the coding sequence GTGCAGGTGATCGCCACCGCCGGGCACGTCGACCACGGCAAGTCGACGCTGGTCCGCGCGCTCACCGGGATGGAGCCCGACCGCTTCGCCGAGGAGCAGCGCCGCGGCATGACCATCGACCTGGGGTTCGCCTGGACCGACCTGGGCGCGGCCGGCACCGTCGCCTTCGTCGACGTCCCGGGTCACGAGCGGTTCGTGACGACGATGCTCGCCGGGGTGGGGCCGGTGCCGGCGGTGCTGCTCGTCGTCGCCGCCGACGAGGGCTGGATGCCGCAGTCGGCCGAGCACCTCGACGCGCTCGTCGCCCTCGGTGTCCGCGACGGGCTGCTGGTGATCACCCGCAGCGACCTGATGGAGCCCGACCTCGCCCTCGACGACGCCCGCACGCACCTCGCCGGCACGCCGCTGGCCGACATCCCCGACGTCGCCGTCTCCGCGCTCACCGGCGCCGGCACGGACGCGCTGCGCACCGCGCTCGGCGCGCTGGCCGCCCGCCTGCCCGCCCCCGACGACGACGCCGACGTCCGGCTCTGGGTCGACCGCGCCTTCACCGTGCGCGGGGCCGGGACCGTCGTCACCGGCACGCTGCCGGGCGGGTGCCTGCGCGCCGGCGACGAGCTCGAGCTCGCCGGCGAGGAGGGCGTGCGCCGGGTGACCGTGCGCGGGCTGCAGAGCCTGGGCGCGCCCGTCGGCGAGGCGCGCGGGGTGAGCCGCGTGGCGGTGAACCTGCGCGGGGTCCCGCGCGAGGCCGTCACCCGCGGTGACGCGCTGCTGGCCCGGGGGGCGTGGCTGCCCGTCACCACCCTCGACGTGCGCCTGCACCCGACCCGCGACGGCACCGACGACGACCTGCCGCGCGAGCTCGTCCTGCACATCGGCTCGGCCGCGGTGGCCGCCCGCGTCCGCCCGCTGGGCGCCGACACCGTCCGGCTGCGGCTGCGGCACCCGCTGCCGCTGCGCGTCGGCGACCGCGCGGTGCTGCGCGACCCCGGACGCCGCCGCGTGCGCGCCGGGATCACCGTCCTCGACGTCCGCCCGCCCGAGCTGCGCCGCCGCGGGGCGGCCGCGGCCCGCGCCGCCGAGCTGTCCACGATGGGCGCCGTGCCCGACCCGGCCGCCGAGCTGCGCCGCCGGGGCGTCGTGCGCAGCGCCGACCTGGCCGCGATGGGCGTGCCGGTCGCCGGGCTCGGCCCCGCCGCGGGCGGGTGGCTGGTCGACCCGGAGCACGCCGCGGCGGCCGCCCGCGCGCTGGCCACCGCCGTCGACGCCCACGACCGCGCCGACCCCCTCGACCCCGGGCTGCCCACCGAGGCCGCCCGGCGCGCGGCCGGGCTGCCCGACGCCCGCCTGCTCGACGCCGTGCTCGCCGCCGCCCCCGGCCTCGCGCACCGCGACGGGCGCGTCGCCCGCCCCCGGGCCGGGGCCCTCGCGCCCGCTCTCGTCACCGCGCTGGAGCGGCTGCGCGCCGACCTCGCCGACGCCCCGTTCGCCGCACCCGACGCCGCCCGGCTCGCCGAGCTCGGCCTCGGTCCGCGGGAGCTCGCCGCGCTCGTGCGGGCGGGCGAGCTGCTGCGCGTCGCCGACGGCGTGGTGCTCCTCGCCGGGGCCGACGACCGCGCCGTCGAGGCGCTCTCCGAGCTGCCCGGGGAGTTCACCGCGAGCCAGGCGCGGCAGGCGCTCGGCACCAGCCGACGGGTCGTGGTACCGCTGCTGGAGCTGCTGGCACGGGCCGGGCGCACCGTCCGCGGGGATGACGGTGCCCACCGACTGCGCGCCCCCGGTGGCATCGCGCCCCCCGGAGCCCTACCGTGA
- a CDS encoding WhiB family transcriptional regulator, translating into MSDVSRLPGPMDHAWQWQRLGSCRGMDSATFFHPDGERNPSRARRTAQAKEVCHRCPVIDMCREFALQTREPFGVWGGLAEAERRVILEQRGIPLAS; encoded by the coding sequence ATGAGCGACGTTTCCCGGCTCCCCGGTCCGATGGACCACGCCTGGCAGTGGCAGCGCCTCGGCTCGTGCCGTGGCATGGACAGCGCCACGTTCTTCCACCCGGACGGCGAGCGGAACCCGTCGCGCGCACGCCGCACCGCGCAGGCCAAGGAGGTCTGCCACCGGTGCCCGGTCATCGACATGTGCCGCGAGTTCGCCCTGCAGACGCGTGAGCCCTTCGGCGTCTGGGGCGGCCTGGCCGAGGCCGAGCGCCGCGTCATCCTGGAGCAGCGCGGCATCCCGCTCGCCAGCTGA
- the selA gene encoding L-seryl-tRNA(Sec) selenium transferase, with protein sequence MTDARRLVPRTDTVLAEPAVAAAAERLGRAVVKGAVVAAQDRARRGEIGPADVPGAALAALPSAAASLTPVVNATGVLLHTNLGRAPLSAAAREALGLAAGTCDVELDLATGGRGARGAATVDALLAAVPGAAAAHVLNNGAAAVAMVAAALAGGGREIVIARGELVEIGAGFRIPDLLTSTGARLREVGTTNRVSPADYADAVGPDTAFVLKVHPSNFVVSGFTRSCEVDELTGLGVPVVADIGSGLLAPHPLLPDEPDAATTLARGAALVTASGDKLLGGPQAGLLLGGPGAGAELVARIRRHPLARAMRVDKLTLAALEATLRGPVPPVRVALDADAAVLRARAEALVARLPGVDAVAVNSTSTVGGGGAPGVTLPSAALSLPEPYAAALRAGRPAVLGRLEHGRCLLDLRAVPPESDDAVAEAVAGAPCR encoded by the coding sequence GTGACCGACGCCCGCCGCCTCGTCCCGCGGACCGACACCGTGCTCGCGGAGCCCGCCGTCGCGGCTGCGGCGGAGCGGCTGGGGCGCGCGGTGGTCAAGGGCGCGGTCGTCGCCGCGCAGGACCGGGCCCGCCGGGGCGAGATCGGCCCGGCCGACGTCCCCGGCGCCGCGCTGGCCGCCCTGCCGTCCGCCGCCGCGTCGCTGACGCCCGTCGTCAACGCCACCGGCGTGCTGCTGCACACCAACCTGGGCCGGGCGCCGCTCTCGGCCGCCGCCCGCGAGGCCCTCGGCCTCGCCGCCGGCACCTGCGACGTCGAGCTCGACCTCGCCACCGGCGGCCGGGGCGCCCGCGGCGCCGCTACCGTCGACGCCCTGCTCGCCGCCGTCCCCGGCGCCGCGGCCGCGCACGTGCTCAACAACGGCGCCGCGGCGGTCGCGATGGTGGCCGCCGCGCTGGCCGGGGGCGGGCGGGAGATCGTCATCGCGCGGGGAGAGCTGGTCGAGATCGGCGCCGGGTTCCGCATCCCCGACCTGCTGACGTCCACGGGCGCGCGGCTGCGCGAGGTCGGCACCACCAACCGCGTGAGCCCGGCCGACTACGCCGACGCGGTCGGCCCCGACACCGCGTTCGTGCTCAAGGTGCACCCGTCGAACTTCGTCGTCAGCGGGTTCACCCGCTCCTGCGAGGTCGACGAGCTGACGGGGCTGGGCGTGCCGGTCGTCGCCGACATCGGGTCCGGCCTGCTCGCCCCGCACCCCCTGCTCCCCGACGAGCCCGACGCCGCCACCACGCTCGCCCGCGGCGCCGCGCTCGTCACCGCCTCGGGCGACAAGCTGCTCGGCGGCCCGCAGGCCGGGCTGCTGCTCGGCGGCCCGGGCGCGGGCGCCGAGCTCGTCGCGCGGATCCGGCGGCACCCGCTGGCGCGCGCGATGCGCGTCGACAAGCTCACCCTCGCCGCGCTGGAGGCCACGCTGCGCGGGCCGGTGCCGCCCGTCCGGGTCGCGCTCGACGCCGACGCGGCCGTTCTGCGCGCCCGCGCCGAGGCGCTGGTGGCGCGGCTGCCCGGCGTCGACGCGGTGGCCGTCAACAGCACCTCCACCGTCGGCGGCGGCGGGGCGCCCGGCGTCACGCTGCCCAGCGCGGCGCTGTCGCTGCCCGAGCCCTACGCGGCGGCCCTGCGCGCCGGGCGCCCGGCCGTGCTGGGGCGCCTGGAGCACGGGCGCTGCCTGCTCGACCTGCGCGCGGTCCCCCCGGAGTCGGACGACGCCGTGGCCGAGGCGGTGGCGGGCGCGCCGTGCAGGTGA
- a CDS encoding Dps family protein, translated as MTASPTHPIPSTLDDTARDITGAALQATLVDMVDLSLVAKQAHWNLVGRQFHDVHLHLDELVDTARQFSDTVAERAAAVGVSPDGRAATVAATSGVAAPQAGWVNDRDVIAQVFEALDGVVSRLRPRIEETDKTDPVTQDLFIGMVAELEKARWMWQAQNIGYQNS; from the coding sequence ATGACCGCGTCCCCGACGCACCCCATCCCCAGCACGCTCGACGACACCGCCCGTGACATCACCGGGGCGGCGCTGCAGGCGACGCTGGTCGACATGGTCGACCTGTCGCTCGTGGCCAAGCAGGCGCACTGGAACCTCGTCGGGCGCCAGTTCCACGACGTGCACCTGCACCTCGACGAGCTCGTCGACACCGCCCGCCAGTTCTCCGACACCGTCGCCGAGCGCGCGGCCGCGGTCGGCGTCTCGCCGGACGGGCGCGCGGCCACCGTCGCCGCCACGAGCGGCGTGGCCGCCCCGCAGGCCGGCTGGGTGAACGACCGCGACGTGATCGCGCAGGTGTTCGAGGCCCTCGACGGCGTCGTCTCCCGGCTGCGCCCGCGCATCGAGGAGACCGACAAGACCGACCCCGTGACGCAGGACCTGTTCATCGGGATGGTCGCGGAGCTCGAGAAGGCCCGCTGGATGTGGCAGGCCCAGAACATCGGCTACCAGAACAGCTGA
- the selD gene encoding selenide, water dikinase SelD, with protein MSSRRLTEFSHGAGCGCKLGPAHVAELLATLTPPTSPDLLVGTETGDDAAVWRLDADRALVATTDFFTPVVDDARTWGRIAAQNAVSDVWAMGGRPLFALNLVAWPRDDLPMSLLAEVLAGGAEIGEESGFAVVGGHSVDDPEPKYGLAVVGEVHPDRILTNRGLRDGDVLVLTKALGIGIATTAIKAGTASAALADAAVASMTASNGPAARAALDAGATGCTDVTGFGLLGHLAKMAAASGVDAEIDVAAVPFLDGVRDLAAAGTVPGGSRRNREWVAPWVDADGVGELDVQLLADAQTSGGLLFGASPERAAEAVAALGGPAAVIGRVRGGGGRIRLG; from the coding sequence ATGTCCTCACGCCGGCTCACCGAGTTCAGCCACGGCGCGGGATGCGGGTGCAAGCTCGGCCCCGCACACGTCGCGGAGCTGCTCGCCACCCTGACCCCGCCCACCTCGCCCGACCTCCTCGTCGGCACCGAGACCGGCGACGACGCCGCCGTCTGGCGCCTCGACGCCGACCGCGCGCTCGTCGCCACCACCGACTTCTTCACCCCCGTCGTCGACGACGCCCGCACCTGGGGCCGCATCGCGGCGCAGAACGCGGTGTCGGACGTGTGGGCGATGGGCGGGCGGCCGCTGTTCGCGCTCAACCTCGTCGCGTGGCCGCGCGACGACCTGCCGATGTCCCTGCTCGCCGAGGTGCTGGCCGGGGGAGCGGAGATCGGCGAGGAGAGCGGGTTCGCCGTGGTCGGCGGGCACAGCGTCGACGACCCGGAGCCCAAGTACGGGCTCGCCGTCGTCGGGGAGGTGCACCCGGACCGGATCCTCACCAACCGCGGGCTGCGCGACGGCGACGTCCTCGTCCTCACCAAGGCGCTCGGCATCGGGATCGCCACGACCGCGATCAAGGCCGGCACCGCGTCGGCCGCGCTGGCCGATGCGGCCGTCGCGTCGATGACGGCCTCCAACGGCCCCGCCGCCCGCGCCGCGCTCGACGCCGGCGCCACCGGCTGCACCGACGTCACCGGCTTCGGCCTGCTCGGGCACCTGGCGAAGATGGCCGCGGCGTCGGGGGTGGACGCGGAGATCGACGTCGCCGCCGTCCCCTTCCTCGACGGCGTCCGCGACCTCGCCGCCGCCGGCACCGTTCCCGGCGGCTCGCGGCGCAACCGGGAGTGGGTGGCGCCCTGGGTCGATGCGGACGGGGTGGGGGAGCTGGACGTGCAGCTGCTGGCCGACGCCCAGACCTCCGGCGGCCTGCTCTTCGGTGCGTCGCCGGAGCGGGCGGCGGAGGCGGTGGCGGCGCTGGGGGGTCCGGCTGCGGTCATCGGGAGGGTGCGGGGTGGGGGTGGGCGGATCCGGTTGGGGTGA
- a CDS encoding PLP-dependent cysteine synthase family protein: MEASYDRSSARTRAWVHEAIRLVEADANRSADTHLHVFPLPRDWGVSVYLKDESVHPTGSLKHRLARSLFLYALVNGHIVEGTTVVEASSGSTAVSEAYFARLIGVPFVAVMPRSTSPEKVALIERYGARCHFVEHGPEVYDVAQGLADGCGGHYLDQFTHAERATDWRGNNNIAESIFQQMAQEPHPVPEWIVVGAGTGGTSATIGRYLRYRRHDTRLAVVDPENSSFAPGWESGARDHATGVSGRIEGIGRPRMEPSFVPGVVDAMIRVPDAASIAAARFLRGRTGTWAGGSTGTNLWGVCGIVARMLREGRRGSVVSLICDGGERYRHSYDDDGWVAAQGMDLAPYTATLERFVVDGTWDPPAGG; the protein is encoded by the coding sequence GTGGAGGCTTCGTACGACCGCTCGTCCGCCCGCACCCGGGCCTGGGTGCACGAGGCGATCCGCCTGGTCGAGGCCGACGCCAACCGCTCCGCCGACACCCACCTGCACGTGTTCCCGCTGCCGCGGGACTGGGGGGTGAGCGTGTACCTCAAGGACGAGTCGGTGCACCCGACGGGCAGCCTGAAGCACCGGCTGGCGCGGTCGCTGTTCCTGTACGCGCTGGTCAACGGGCACATCGTCGAGGGCACGACGGTGGTGGAGGCCAGTTCGGGGTCGACGGCGGTGTCGGAGGCGTACTTCGCGCGGCTGATCGGGGTGCCGTTCGTGGCGGTGATGCCGCGGAGCACGAGCCCGGAGAAGGTCGCGCTGATCGAGCGGTACGGGGCGCGCTGCCACTTCGTCGAGCACGGGCCCGAGGTCTACGACGTCGCGCAGGGCCTGGCCGACGGCTGCGGCGGGCACTACCTCGACCAGTTCACCCACGCCGAGCGCGCCACCGACTGGCGCGGCAACAACAACATCGCCGAGTCGATCTTCCAGCAGATGGCGCAGGAGCCGCACCCGGTGCCGGAGTGGATCGTGGTCGGGGCGGGCACCGGCGGCACGTCGGCGACGATCGGGCGCTACCTGCGCTACCGCCGCCACGACACCCGCCTGGCCGTCGTCGACCCGGAGAACTCGTCGTTCGCGCCGGGGTGGGAGAGCGGGGCCCGCGACCACGCCACCGGCGTCAGCGGGAGGATCGAGGGCATCGGACGACCGCGGATGGAGCCGAGCTTCGTGCCCGGCGTCGTCGACGCCATGATCCGCGTGCCGGACGCGGCGAGCATCGCGGCCGCGCGGTTCCTGCGCGGGCGCACCGGCACGTGGGCGGGCGGGTCGACGGGCACCAACCTGTGGGGCGTGTGCGGGATCGTCGCGCGGATGCTGCGCGAGGGCCGGCGCGGCAGCGTCGTCTCCCTGATCTGCGACGGCGGCGAGCGCTACCGCCACAGCTACGACGACGACGGGTGGGTCGCCGCGCAGGGGATGGACCTCGCGCCGTACACCGCGACGCTGGAGCGGTTCGTCGTCGACGGGACCTGGGACCCGCCCGCGGGGGGATGA